The following proteins come from a genomic window of Sinorhizobium fredii NGR234:
- a CDS encoding ABC transporter permease, whose product MNKREIHAKGGAADRLSAPAGASHLMGRFGDQLVPAIFLIALVITLSLVSPNFLSVGNFLDIARVVSIIGIMAVGMTIVILTGGIDLSVGSTFALASVVAASLIPGSFSDAPRILAFVLPVPFAILAGLLVGAAVGFINGFIIAKSRVEPFIVTLATMAFVRGLTYLFTGGFPTIFRPMPPLFEWFGQGYVFGLPTPTIFFALVVLIGVWITRRTTFGRSIYAIGGNEEASRLSGIKVQSIKIWAYTLMGALAALSGIILASRVGAAQPTAGLTYELDVIAGVVIGGTSLLGGRGSIMSTVLGVFILGVISNGLNIAGVPTYYQYVVKGLLLISAVGFDSYLRKMQRN is encoded by the coding sequence ATGAATAAAAGGGAAATTCACGCGAAAGGTGGAGCTGCCGACAGGCTCTCGGCACCGGCGGGCGCGTCCCACCTGATGGGGAGGTTTGGTGATCAGCTAGTCCCGGCCATTTTTCTCATCGCGCTGGTAATCACCCTGAGCCTTGTCTCGCCGAATTTTCTCTCTGTCGGCAATTTCCTCGACATTGCACGCGTCGTCTCGATTATCGGTATCATGGCCGTGGGGATGACCATTGTCATCCTGACTGGTGGCATCGACCTCTCGGTTGGTTCGACCTTCGCGCTTGCGTCCGTGGTCGCGGCCTCGTTGATCCCCGGCAGTTTCAGTGACGCGCCCCGCATATTAGCGTTCGTTCTTCCCGTTCCCTTTGCCATCCTTGCGGGCCTTCTGGTCGGTGCTGCCGTCGGCTTCATCAATGGATTCATTATTGCCAAGTCACGCGTCGAGCCCTTTATCGTGACGCTGGCGACCATGGCGTTCGTTCGCGGCCTCACCTATCTTTTTACGGGAGGTTTTCCAACGATCTTTCGCCCTATGCCCCCGCTCTTCGAGTGGTTCGGGCAGGGTTATGTTTTCGGTCTGCCCACCCCCACGATCTTTTTTGCGCTCGTCGTCCTGATCGGTGTGTGGATCACCCGGCGTACGACTTTCGGCCGCTCGATCTATGCGATCGGCGGCAACGAGGAGGCATCCCGCCTTTCCGGCATCAAGGTCCAGAGCATCAAGATATGGGCGTACACGCTGATGGGTGCTCTTGCGGCGCTTAGCGGCATCATTCTGGCGTCACGTGTCGGCGCGGCGCAGCCAACCGCAGGCCTTACATACGAACTTGACGTTATCGCCGGCGTGGTGATCGGTGGGACCAGCCTGCTCGGCGGGAGGGGATCGATCATGAGCACCGTGCTTGGCGTCTTCATCCTCGGCGTCATTTCCAACGGCCTGAACATCGCCGGTGTGCCCACCTATTACCAGTACGTCGTCAAAGGGTTGCTGCTGATTAGCGCCGTCGGCTTCGATTCCTATTTGCGCAAGATGCAGCGGAACTGA